The DNA region gtctcctgtagcagtctgtattacagatGCTCTgtagaagcctctgactgaagatccAGTTGTATGACAGACTTATGAATGTTTTAGTAGATGATCggaaacataaaatgttgcaaaaaacaaagtaaataatttttactgcattttataCACTAAAAAACTACAATGATGCTAAATGTACTActgaaacattaattttaaatttacttaaatgttgctgaaaatttttttttcactttgagcCAAAGCTTGAAattccattgcagttttttattgcatattttcacaattttgacCAACTATtccatacatttttgtttttcatatgcTTTAAATCActggtgtcaaactccagtcctggagggctgctgtcctgcaacttttagatgtgcctctgctgcaccacacctgaatagaataattagatcattaaggctctggagaaccgatctacacaaggaggaagtaattaagccatttcatttcagtgttttgtacctgtggcacatctaaaaactgcaggacagcggcccttgaggcctggagtttgacacccctgctttaaatgaacaaaaacatttgtattgCATTTAAACACACTGCTTctgcagtttttaattttagttttattcttgTGACTGtattgaaaattaaaactgactaccaaacaaaatatattgaatTTTCTCAATCTCCTTTAACTTTACTTGGAATGCAACATAACATGCTTTGAtttccacagaaaaacagaTCACCAGGTCTTAGTGCTGACAGGACAAATAAATTTATTGATCAGCTTTTATTGTAGCAAAATCAACAATATGcataattttctgaaaacaaagttGTTCGAAAGAGTAAAGCGTGTTTTTGGGTCcgttgtatttgttttattttccggTTTTCACAGTTTCTTGGTGGAGAGCAACAACTTTAACATGCTAATGCTTGTTTCTACTTTATATTGGTTCACAAGTTCAGCTGAACTGCAGACTCATGCATCTCTGTCTGCTGTCCTTGGACAGAGTGGGAACCAGGCTGATATGAAAAgacaagcaaataaaaagtgaataaacACGCCGTATGCGCTCTGGATGCTTTCCTCAGGCGGCGCTTTGTAAACTTCGCTGTTTCTTGTTTGCAGAGGCGACCTGAACACACAAAAGGAAACACAAGAGGACAAGAAAGCAATAAAGATAAAGTGTCCAACATCCTAAAGAAGGTTCAACACAGTTTCTTAGAGACAACATGGCAGCAAATACCACAGGCCAAGTGTGAGCGCCCACAGGTTGttatatcttttttttgcataataacTTTCtctaaaataagagaaataatatataatcactttagtttttatgtagcacaaaaaaaattttgctgaaaatataccattttaatttcaaattttaataaTACACAACCGCAAATTGGGTACAAATCTTCTCCCTTGTTCCTAAATAACTAATTGAAGCCTGATAAAACATAAGACATCACTTCTATCATTTACTTAATAATTATCAAAAAatacattgcaaaaacacaaaatcttgtcagatgtttttgggttagtttctagagcaaatatcttagtgcacttgagataagacaaaactaacttacaagtaacttttcactAAGATAGAGGagattattttaagtaaataattcattaatgttgtaaaaaaagTGATAGTTCCATTGGgctattatttcacttataaaatgggaaaaatttcttgatatgagtgaaataatttgccaatggaactaaaactttttcatcagtattaatgaattatttatttaaaatcaactcCTGTgccttgctgaaaagttgcttataagttagttttgtcttatttcaagtgcagtAAGATATTTCATctagaaaccaaacaaaaaaaacatctggtaagattttgtgtttttgcagtgtaaaaacacagacagaagcaaacataatttttattttatacaattaaGTTGTTTGACACATTAAAGCAGCACATACATTTatacatattaataaaattcaaaatatatttatcatgGAAAACCTCACCTGTCCAGCGATTCTGTCTAAATCCCTCTGACCTTGAGGAGTAAGTCGACGACCGCTGTAAGATTAATTGTTAAAGATTAGACGCTGATTCCTTTAttgtcataattttaaaaagtaaataaatctcttagtctggccctaatactccgtcGTTAAGAGTCAACAACTGGACAGAGAATGAGTGAAAAAGCATCCATACTTGATAAAGATTGGCAAACTATTGATCAAGGTCATAtctagattttcttttctttcctgtctTACCCATTGGGGTCTTTCTCCACCATCTTGAGGCCCTCCAGGGCTTGAAGAACCTTCCTTGCTACGTTCCTGGAGCCCACGCTGAAGTGGGCGGGGCATACGCCGTTCCGCTGGCGGCCTCCATAGATCTTGATCATGGCGCCCACTCCCACACCTCCTCGCAGGTAGAGGTGGCGAGCTGTGGACGCTAGAGAGgcgcaaaaaaataaaataaatatgtactgGTTATTTCCTGACTTATTTGCTGTCAGcgtgcaaaataaaataaaacatcaaagtttTTAGCATTATGTTAAAGCcaatttatatcaaataaatcctcacatttaaaattaaagctgGACAAATAACAGTTGTGATTTCTTTAGTAGTGAGTGAAGAGAGGATGCGTAGTTAACTTCActaatgattttctttctgttttgcttattgtaatcaattatttatattGTTACCTTTAAGATCTGATTACAAACCCCAAAATGCACATTTGAACTAACTTAAACACATCAATGGAGATCCAAAAGtgccaaaattaaaaaacaaaacatataaaatattacttaaatatggatggatggagtatTTTATTAAAGCTTTCAGTACAATTTATAGCCATTTCGGGGTGATAAAttgaatttattgatttaaacaaatgtttgtgttttgaaggtttaagttttgtaacatttgtttcttttccatccATGTCCTCCTTGTCCATAGTAAagagggcggccatcttgtttgacaaccttctatttatttggactttggaTTCAGGtccaaagtccaaataaaatccTGATGTTACGAGAATACAGTTGTAATATTAGGATaatgaagtagtaattttatgagaactcccaacacagaaaagaagaaaaaattaattatccaaaaaatcaataaaaattgGATCTGGTAGAGAGTGTGGCCCAGTCCAGTTGAAATCCAGTGGATGAACATTGGTAACCAACCTGCTCTGGTGTAAAACCAGTTGTCATCGCAGGGAGCTAGCTCCTTGTGTCTGGCCAGCTTCACAGTGTCGACCCACTCTGGGACCTTTAGTTTCCcagatctgaaatg from Xiphophorus hellerii strain 12219 chromosome 13, Xiphophorus_hellerii-4.1, whole genome shotgun sequence includes:
- the LOC116730682 gene encoding 40S ribosomal protein S19 — protein: MPSVTVKDVNQQEFVKALSAFLKKSGKLKVPEWVDTVKLARHKELAPCDDNWFYTRAASTARHLYLRGGVGVGAMIKIYGGRQRNGVCPAHFSVGSRNVARKVLQALEGLKMVEKDPNGGRRLTPQGQRDLDRIAGQVASANKKQRSLQSAA